The window TGCAATTCCTTCAAATACGGTTGTTTCAATTATCAATAAATTGGTTAAATATGGGAAAGTCGTTCGTCCGGCTTTGGGAGTCGAAGTTGTCGACCTCAGTGAAGTATCAAGTGATGATGTGAAGCAGACACTTAAATTACCAAGCAAAGTTAAAAGCGGCATTGTTATTGCTGGCTTTTCAAATGATAAGTCACCTGCTAAAAAAGCTGGTATGAAAAAATATGATGTTATTGTTGCCGTGAACGGAGAGAAAGTTTCTAACCTAGCCGATATGCGTGATATTATTTATAAACTTAAAGTTGGTGACTCGGTTAAAATAACTTATTATCGAGCTTCAACTAAGAAAACAGTCAAAGTTAAGATGACCGAGACCTTGAAACAATAACTTTCCACAAATTATTAAAAAAAGATAAATATTGTGGATAACTTTGAATACGAACACGATTTAAGCCCAGAAATGGGCTTTTTGTATTATCGAAAATTTTTTTTGTTCGTGTGGAAAAGTCTTAAATAATCCGAACAGTATAATTATATACATGCTAAATATCCGGATATTGGTAGTTGGAAAGATTAAAGAGAAATATTTTAGAGAAGCGTTGGATGAATATTTAAAACGGCTTTCTCGTTTTGCAAAGACAGAAATTATCGAGGTTAAAGACGAACCGACTCCTGAAAAAGCCAGTAACTCCGAGAATCTGGAAATCCTTCAGATTGAAGGAAAAAGGTTGCTCGATAAAATTAACAATCGAGATTTTGTTTTGGTCCTCGCAATTGAAGGAAAACTAATTTCTTCTCCAGATTTGGCCCGCATAATAAGAAAAATTCCTCTAGATGGTTATTCGACAATTGATTTTGTGATTGGTGGTTCACTTGGATTATCATCTGAAATTAAGAATAGAGCTAATTCAAAGATATCTTTTGGCAGAATTACACTTCCTCACCAATTAGCGCGTGTTCTTTTGACTGAGCAAATATATCGATCTTTTATGATCAACGAAGGAAGCCCTTACCACAAATAAATAAATGAATTATTTATTAAAAAAACAAGTCATTAATTTGACTTGTTTTTATCTTCGTTTCTGGTTCTTCTTGTTGGCCGGCTACTTTTTTCTTCGCTTTTTTTAGCATTTTCGATATCAGAATCACTGATTTCCGATGCTTTCAAATTCAAAGCTCTTTTTCTTTTTAAATATTCTAATTCTGAGATTTCGGCGCGTGCGAATTTATCATCCAGAATTTCTTGTGCATGGTTCGTATTAAGCGAGCTACCCAGATTTTTTAAGTTGATCTTACCGTTTTTTTGATATTTTTTCCAAATATTAACAATAATCAAAATGATAAATATTATTACTGCAATTTGAATTATAAAAGCAAGCAATGCCCAGACCCAACTCAAAGGGTTCATCATATTCCAACTATATTCGTTCATCATTATAATAAAAACCTCACTTTTGAATGCTAATTTATAAAAAAACTCGCTTTAAATTGCGAGTTTTAATCATTTTCCGTTAATTTTAACAGCTTTAGGCAATTCAACACCCTCAACGCCTTTTGCCCATTGTTGCAATTGGGCTGTGCGTTGGAGTTGATTTTTCTTTTGCTGATTATGAGCAACTGGTCGTGGTCCGGCAAATGAATTGTATGGCGACTTACCAGTTAGATTTTTATTAGACATAACTACACCTCTGAAATATTTTAAGCAATTGTTTATTTTACGTGCTTTCCAGTTAAAAATCAAGGTTGGCAATAATCTTAGCTATAATTTAATTAATGGAATTCTTCAAAAAGAACCGACTCCTTTATTGGACAATTGAATTTTTACTACTGGCAATGTTGATTTTCGTCCTTTCAACACTTAGTTTCATTTTCGAACCAATTGGTATTTTTATTAGGACGATTTTTCTTCCACTGATTGTTGCCGGTTTTTTGTATTATTTATTGCATCCGGTCGTTATCTTCTTGGAAAAACATTTTCATTTCAAACACCTGCTGGCGGTTGCTTTAACTTTCTTTATTTTTATTGTTATTCTGGTTTCCGTTTTTGTTATCTTTGTTCCCCAATTAATTGCTCAGATTAGCAATATGCTTGGATCGCTGCCCAAGTTTGTTGATGATATGAAAAATATGACCGACAGTTGGGTTAAGTCGGATTGGTTTAAACAAATTAATCAAGACGTTAAGATCAGCAATATTCAAAAGCAGATCAGTAAATATTCTTCGACCTTTTTGAAAATTTCTTTGAGTGGTTTGGGCAACCTCGCTTCTTTTCTTACGACTTTTACAATTAATATTATTACGATCCCGATAATGCTCTTTTATATGTTGGCCGATGGAGACAAATTTATTCCTTTCATAAATCGTTTTATTTTTCCTAGCCGTTCCAAAGAAGTTAATGATTTAGCTGCTCGAATGAATAACACAATTAGCAGATATATAGATGGCCAATTTATCGAAGGAATATTTGTTATGTTTTTTATTACCAGTGGATATTTGATTATTCGCCAGCCCTTCGCTCCTTTATTGGGTGTCTTTGCTGGTCTTTGTGTTTTGATTCCTTATCTTGGCCCCTTTATTGCTATTATTCCAAGTATATTAATTGCTTTTACGGTTAGTGCACAACAAATTTTGGCAGTATTGGTGGTTGTTTTGATTGTCAGCCAGCTTGATGGTAATTTAATTTATCCAAATGTAATTGGTCGTAATTTGAAAATTCACCCATTAACGATCATTGTCATTCTGCTTTCTGCTGGAAACATATGGGGTTTTGTAGGAATTATCTTGGGCGTACCGATTTATGCGATTCTTCGGACTTTATGCATTTTCTTTTATAATCTTTATCAATTGAGAAAAGGAGAGGATCTTTCCATAGAGCACCTGCTCGTTGAAGAAAGAAATAATAGTAAGGAAAAGAGAGACAATCTATCAAAAGACAAAAAGGAAGGAAAAAATAAATGACTCCAAATGAGTTTGTGACAACTTTAGATAACCAAGGCCTTCCAATTTCTAATAGAAAAATGGATCTTTTCCAAACCTATCTCGAGTTTTTATTGGAATACAATAAAAAAGTTAATTTGACTGCTATTAATAATCCGAAAGATGTTTGGCTAAAACATTTTTACGATTCACTCACGCCTTTGCTGTATTTGCCGGATATGAATAAGAAAGTTTCTTTGATTGATATTGGTTCGGGGGCTGGATTTCCGGGAATTCCGCTTAAAATCGTTAATCAAAAATTTCAATTGACTTTGTTGGATTCTTTGCAAAAAAGAATTACATTTTTAGATCAATTGATTAGCAAACTAAACTTGAAAAATGTCGAAACAGTTCATGGACGGGCGGAAGACTTTGGTAATAATCCGAATTATCGGGAAAAATATGATTTTGCAATCGCCCGAGCTGTCTCGAATACCAATACTCTTTTAGAATTATTGCTACCCTTTGTTAAAGTTGGCGGCAAGATTATTTTGATGAAAACTGTTCATGTTGAAAATGAAATTTACGAAGCGAACAAGGCGTTGGAAGAATTGGGCGGTCGGGTATCTCAATCTTTTTCCTTTGAATTACCGAATGATGATTCTCGTGTTCTGATTACAGTTGATAAAATCAAGCCAACAAAGAAACGCTATCCAAGAAGAGCGGGTGTCCCTGAAAAATCTCCAATTGGAGGTAAACATGACTAAAGTTATTGCTCTAGCTAACCAAAAAGGCGGTGTTGGCAAAACAACGACAGCTTTAAATTTGGCTGCCGGGCTTTTGAAACATGATCAAAAAGTTTTGCTAATTGATCTTGATCCGCAGTCTAATGCGACTTCTGGTGCCGGTATCGATAAAGAAGAAATTGTTTTTAATTCTTATGATGTTTTGATTTCGAATCGTGCTGTTAAATCTGCAATTATTCATCGTGCTGACAACTTTGATATTCTTCCCTCTTCAACTGAATTAGCTGGAGCCGAAATCGAGTTGACTAAGAAAAGGGATCGCCAAAAGATTTTAAAAAAGAAAATTGCCAAAGAGAAAGAAAAATATGATTTTGTTCTGATTGATAACCCACCTGCTCTTGGCTTGCTATCTTTGAATTCTCTGATGGCAGCTGATTCGGTTTTAATTCCGGTTCAGGCTGAATACTTTGCCCTGGAAGGTTTAGCCCAATTGATGAAAACAATTAATCTGGTGAAAGAACATGGCAATCCAGGCTTGACGATTGAAGGCATTTTGATGACAATGACTACACACACGAAAATTAGCCGGCAGGTTGTTTCCGAGGTTGAAAAACATTTTTCTGAAAATACCTATCGTGTTACGATTCCGAGAAACGTCCGCTTGACTGAAGCGCCAAGTTTTGGACAGTCAATTTTCGATTTTGCCGGGTTTTCATCGGGTGCGCGCGCATACAATAAATTGGTAAAGGAAATTATTAACGAAAATGGCGAAGAATAAAATTAATCAAATCGAGATTATTCATACAGCCGGTGATTATCATTTGCACGAACAGAAGGTAAATGATTATTTGAAGTATTCTAATGGACATGTGGTCACCTCGTTTGTCGGAACGCCGAATGCGACTCACTACCATGAACCAGGCCACTTCTACACGGTAATTGAGTATGAGGTAGTTGCAGATGGCGAATAAACGTGGCTTAGGTCGCGGTATTGATGCTTTATTTTCTGATGAAGAAGATAAAAAAGTGGCTCAGGTAGTGGAAAAAGTTGCCAAAAAACAGGATGATGGAAATTCTGTTTCGACAATTTCGCTTTCTTCGTTGAAGGCCAATCCTTATCAACCGCGAAAGACTTTCGATGAAGCGTCTCTTTCTGAATTGGCCGAGTCCTTAAAGCAAAGTGGTGTAATTCAACCGTTAATAGTTCGAACTCACGGAAAGAGTTACCAAATTGTTGCTGGTGAGCGTCGTTTTCGTGCAGCTAAATTAGCTAATTTAACCGAAGTTCCGGTAATTGTAAAAGACCTGTCTGATAGCGCAATGATGGAACTGGCGATTATCGAAAATCTTCAGCGTGAGGACTTAAATCCAATTGAAGAAGCCCAAGGGATTAGTTCTTATATGAAAGAATTGGCTTTGACGCAGGTCCAGGTGGCTGAAAAACTTGGAAAATCACGGGCGGCTGTTGCTAACACCTTACGATTACTGAATTTGCCGGCAGAGGTTCAGCAATTAATAGTTGATGGGAAACTATCAATGGGTCACGCCAGAACTTTGTTGGGCTTGGATTCCCAACCGGATATGCTGCTGCTTGCCCAACGGATTGTTAAAGAAGGCCTTTCTGTTCGCCAGGTTGAAGAATTAGTTCGCAAGTCTGCAAATCCCGAAAAGAAAAGTTCGAATCAAAGCAAACAAGTGACAAATATTTATGCCGAAGAGGTTGAACATCAACTGGAGGACAAATTCTCCACGAAGGTTTCCTTGTCAAAAAAGAAAATTGAAATTAATTTTGCCAATGAAGATGAATTGGACAGAATTTTAACTTTGCTTGGAGTGAGTCTTGACTAATGGATTATCAATTAAATACAATTGTTGAAATGAAAAAGCCCCATGCTTGTGGTAATAATGCTTGGAAAATAGTCCGTATGGGTGCAGATATCAAAATAGAGTGCAGCAATTGTCATCGAATAATCATGATGACGCGGCATGATTTTGAAAAACATCTTAATAAAATTATTAAGGCCTAGAAAAATGGCCTTTTTGTTTACCTTAAATTAAATAGTAGAATTAATAAGGAATTAGGAGTAAATATGTCATTAACTGCAGGAATTGTCGGCTTACCAAACGTCGGCAAATCAACATTATTCAATGCAATCACAAGAGCTGGAGCCGAAATGGCCAATTATCCATTTGCAACGATTGAGCCAAATGTCGGTGTTGTTGAAGTACCAGATTCCAGACTTGCAAGAATTCAGGAAATAGAACCGGCCGATAAAGTTGTTCCGACTACTTTTGAGTTTACGGATATTGCCGGGATTGTTAAAGGTGCTTCCAAAGGCGAAGGTTTAGGGAATAAGTTTCTGGAAAACATTCGTCAAACCGATGCAATTATTGAGGTTGTTCGAGCTTTTGAAGATTCGGAAATTACTCATGTTACTGGAAAAGTTGATCCAATTGCTGATATTGAGACGATCAATACAGAATTAATTATTGCTGATATGGAACAGATTGATAAGCGTTATGCAAAAATCGAAAAGGCCGCTGTCAATTCTAAAGATAAGAGCGCAATTGTCGAATACAATGTTTTGAAAAAAATAAAGCCTGTTTTGGAAGCTGGAAAGCCGGTTAGAAGTTTGCAGTTTGATGAAGAAGAAAAAAAGATTGTTCATAATCTTTTCTTTTTAACCGACAAACCAATGCTATATGTTGCCAACATTTCCGAAGGCGACATGGCTGATCCGGATTCATCGCAGTTTTATCAAACGATTGCCGATTATGCATCTAAAGATGGTGCCGAAGTGATTGGCCTGGCTGCTAAAACAGAAGAAGAAATTTCAGAAATGGGCAAGGATGATAAAACTGATTTCTTGGAAATGGCAGGTGTAAGCGAACCCGGCTTGAATAAACTAATTCGTGCAGCCTACCACTTGCTTGGCCTGAGAACATTTTTTACTGCTGGTGGAAAAGAAACACGGGCTTGGACTTTTAAAAGTGGTATGAAGGCGCCACAAGTTGCCGGAATTATCCATTCTGATTTTGAACGTGGTTTTATTCGTGCCGAAACAATTAGTTTTCCTGATTTGGATAAATTAGGCTCGGTTGCAGCGGTCAAAGCTGCTGGTAAGCTTCGTTCGGAAGGCAAAGAGTATCTTGTCCAGGATGGCGATATTATCAATTTTCGTTTCAATGTTTAATTGTTTTTGATATTGATCTATCAATCTTAAGAATTTGTTCGCCTTTTTAGTATAATTTTACACGGAGGCTTAATGACAAATTCCGAACTTTCTAAGCGAAATCAGGAATTTCTTTTTCATTTAACGAAACTTTTGAATAATTCAAAAAGTTTCGATGATGAAAAAACAAATTCAACTTTAATTGCTGTCAGAGAAAAACTTTTATCTGGGCAAAAGACTGGGAAAACAGCCCGGCAGCTTTTTGGTACACCAAGTGAATATTATCAGGATTTGGTTGATCCAAAAGGAGCAGCTAATAGAAGAAAGAAATTGGCTCAACAGGGCCATAAGGTAAACAGCCCGGAAAGTACTGCTCCACGTCCAAGAATTACTCAACAACTATTTGATTATGGTTTCGGCATTGAATTCGTCGACACGACTTGGACTTTATTGATTATGTTCTCGGCTTTATATGCAATTACGGGAGCAGTGGGCAGTAGTAAACAGTCACAGGGTGTCGGTTTGATTACGATTTTGCTCTTTTCTTTCATATCAGGTGCCGCTTATGTTTTTGCTTTACGAATTTTAACACCTGATCCAAGCAAAAAAGAACGGCTTCCGATTTGGCAGCGTTTATTGTATTCACTGCTTATATTGGCTAGTTGGTTGATTCTCTTTACCGGCGTTACCTGGCTGATCCCAGTTAAATTTAATCCAGTTTTGAATTCGCTTTGGTTATTTGCGATTGCAATTGTAGCGGGTGTTTCATATTATTTTTGGAATAAAAGCTCTGCCTTGCCAAGAGGAATTTTGATCATTGGGAGTTTGGCAACTAATTCCAGTGTTCAATATCGTCAAAAATATCCAAAGATTAAGAAAGCGAAGGTTAAAAGATAATGACGAAAATTCTTGTTGTTGACGATGACAAAGAAATCGCTGAATTACTAGAGATTTATATTCGTAACGAAGGAAACGAACCTATTTTGGCCTATTCCGGTGAAGAGGCTCTTTCTAAATTAAACACAAATCCCGATATTGCTTTAATGATCCTTGACGTAATGATGCCAGGAATGAATGGTTTTGATGTTGTTAAGGCTGTTCGCAAAGACACAAACATCCCAATTCTGATTGTTTCAGCTAAAACTGGCGATATGGATAAAATACAAGGATTGATTACCGGAGCCGATGATTACGTGACGAAGCCTTTCAATCCTTTGGAAGTCATGGCTCGAGTTCGTTCATTGCTTCGCCGCTCTTCAAATGAAGTTAAAGATGAAATACCAGAGGTTATTGATGCCGGTGCCCTGACTATTAATAAAGATTCTCATGAAGTTAAAACATCCGACGGTGAAATTGTTCAATTAACCGCTCTGGAGTTTGGAATTTTGTATTTGTTGGCCAGCCATCCTAATCGTGT of the Oenococcus sp. UCMA 16435 genome contains:
- a CDS encoding DUF1129 domain-containing protein, with the translated sequence MTNSELSKRNQEFLFHLTKLLNNSKSFDDEKTNSTLIAVREKLLSGQKTGKTARQLFGTPSEYYQDLVDPKGAANRRKKLAQQGHKVNSPESTAPRPRITQQLFDYGFGIEFVDTTWTLLIMFSALYAITGAVGSSKQSQGVGLITILLFSFISGAAYVFALRILTPDPSKKERLPIWQRLLYSLLILASWLILFTGVTWLIPVKFNPVLNSLWLFAIAIVAGVSYYFWNKSSALPRGILIIGSLATNSSVQYRQKYPKIKKAKVKR
- the rsmG gene encoding 16S rRNA (guanine(527)-N(7))-methyltransferase RsmG, which codes for MTPNEFVTTLDNQGLPISNRKMDLFQTYLEFLLEYNKKVNLTAINNPKDVWLKHFYDSLTPLLYLPDMNKKVSLIDIGSGAGFPGIPLKIVNQKFQLTLLDSLQKRITFLDQLISKLNLKNVETVHGRAEDFGNNPNYREKYDFAIARAVSNTNTLLELLLPFVKVGGKIILMKTVHVENEIYEANKALEELGGRVSQSFSFELPNDDSRVLITVDKIKPTKKRYPRRAGVPEKSPIGGKHD
- a CDS encoding ParB/RepB/Spo0J family partition protein, giving the protein MANKRGLGRGIDALFSDEEDKKVAQVVEKVAKKQDDGNSVSTISLSSLKANPYQPRKTFDEASLSELAESLKQSGVIQPLIVRTHGKSYQIVAGERRFRAAKLANLTEVPVIVKDLSDSAMMELAIIENLQREDLNPIEEAQGISSYMKELALTQVQVAEKLGKSRAAVANTLRLLNLPAEVQQLIVDGKLSMGHARTLLGLDSQPDMLLLAQRIVKEGLSVRQVEELVRKSANPEKKSSNQSKQVTNIYAEEVEHQLEDKFSTKVSLSKKKIEINFANEDELDRILTLLGVSLD
- the ychF gene encoding redox-regulated ATPase YchF, translating into MSLTAGIVGLPNVGKSTLFNAITRAGAEMANYPFATIEPNVGVVEVPDSRLARIQEIEPADKVVPTTFEFTDIAGIVKGASKGEGLGNKFLENIRQTDAIIEVVRAFEDSEITHVTGKVDPIADIETINTELIIADMEQIDKRYAKIEKAAVNSKDKSAIVEYNVLKKIKPVLEAGKPVRSLQFDEEEKKIVHNLFFLTDKPMLYVANISEGDMADPDSSQFYQTIADYASKDGAEVIGLAAKTEEEISEMGKDDKTDFLEMAGVSEPGLNKLIRAAYHLLGLRTFFTAGGKETRAWTFKSGMKAPQVAGIIHSDFERGFIRAETISFPDLDKLGSVAAVKAAGKLRSEGKEYLVQDGDIINFRFNV
- a CDS encoding AI-2E family transporter, which produces MEFFKKNRLLYWTIEFLLLAMLIFVLSTLSFIFEPIGIFIRTIFLPLIVAGFLYYLLHPVVIFLEKHFHFKHLLAVALTFFIFIVILVSVFVIFVPQLIAQISNMLGSLPKFVDDMKNMTDSWVKSDWFKQINQDVKISNIQKQISKYSSTFLKISLSGLGNLASFLTTFTINIITIPIMLFYMLADGDKFIPFINRFIFPSRSKEVNDLAARMNNTISRYIDGQFIEGIFVMFFITSGYLIIRQPFAPLLGVFAGLCVLIPYLGPFIAIIPSILIAFTVSAQQILAVLVVVLIVSQLDGNLIYPNVIGRNLKIHPLTIIVILLSAGNIWGFVGIILGVPIYAILRTLCIFFYNLYQLRKGEDLSIEHLLVEERNNSKEKRDNLSKDKKEGKNK
- a CDS encoding ParA family protein, producing MTKVIALANQKGGVGKTTTALNLAAGLLKHDQKVLLIDLDPQSNATSGAGIDKEEIVFNSYDVLISNRAVKSAIIHRADNFDILPSSTELAGAEIELTKKRDRQKILKKKIAKEKEKYDFVLIDNPPALGLLSLNSLMAADSVLIPVQAEYFALEGLAQLMKTINLVKEHGNPGLTIEGILMTMTTHTKISRQVVSEVEKHFSENTYRVTIPRNVRLTEAPSFGQSIFDFAGFSSGARAYNKLVKEIINENGEE
- a CDS encoding response regulator transcription factor, with the translated sequence MTKILVVDDDKEIAELLEIYIRNEGNEPILAYSGEEALSKLNTNPDIALMILDVMMPGMNGFDVVKAVRKDTNIPILIVSAKTGDMDKIQGLITGADDYVTKPFNPLEVMARVRSLLRRSSNEVKDEIPEVIDAGALTINKDSHEVKTSDGEIVQLTALEFGILYLLASHPNRVFSADEIFERVWQTESVVSAKTVMVHVSHLRDKIKEATNGDEVIQTVWGVGYKVEIN
- a CDS encoding DUF951 domain-containing protein, with the translated sequence MDYQLNTIVEMKKPHACGNNAWKIVRMGADIKIECSNCHRIIMMTRHDFEKHLNKIIKA
- the rlmH gene encoding 23S rRNA (pseudouridine(1915)-N(3))-methyltransferase RlmH — encoded protein: MLNIRILVVGKIKEKYFREALDEYLKRLSRFAKTEIIEVKDEPTPEKASNSENLEILQIEGKRLLDKINNRDFVLVLAIEGKLISSPDLARIIRKIPLDGYSTIDFVIGGSLGLSSEIKNRANSKISFGRITLPHQLARVLLTEQIYRSFMINEGSPYHK